In Candidatus Eisenbacteria bacterium, the genomic stretch GCGCAACCGGCGGAGAGGGCGGCCAGCGCCGCGCACAGCGCGGCGAGCGCGATCCGGCGTGTGCACGTCCTCATCGCGGCAGGGCCTCCCGGATCCGCGCCTCGAGGGCGGCGGTGTCCTTGGCGGCGAACCCCTGGTGCGAATGCAGGAGGATCCCCTCCGGGCTGACCAGGAAGCTGGAGGGCATGACCGAAACGTCGTAGGCCTCCGGGGTGCTGCCGGCGGGGTCGAAACCGATCGTGAAGGGCGCGGGGTACTTCCTGAGGAAGGTCTCGGCTGCGCCCCGGTCCTTGTCCACGTTGATGGCCACGACCGCGAGGCCCTTCGAG encodes the following:
- a CDS encoding TlpA family protein disulfide reductase codes for the protein MHVRFVLPVLILCALPFLAAAGERAPADSTLAPRFHLPSREGTVDLDSLRGKTVYVDFWASWCGPCRASFPFLATLHARYASKGLAVVAINVDKDRGAAETFLRKYPAPFTIGFDPAGSTPEAYDVSVMPSSFLVSPEGILLHSHQGFAAKDTAALEARIREALPR